Below is a genomic region from Pseudomonas extremaustralis.
ATTGAAGGTGTTGGTGGACACTGGCATGTGGCCAAAATCCAAGGTGCTGGTGGTGTTTGACGCGCAAGGCGACCTGGTATGGCGATCGGCAGACGTCAAGGCGCGCGGACAGGTTGTGAAGCTCGATGTCCAAGAGATCGAGAACGGCGGGCTGGTGCCGTTACTGCTCAACCAGCTGAGTGAGCCTGAAATACGCCATTTGCTCAACGAAGCCGGTCTCAAGCGCCTCATGCGTGGGCGTGTGGCCATGGCGGGCGGCCTGGAGCTGGACGACACCGCAATTCCCAGGCCGAAAAATTCGGAGGAACTCGATGCTCAAGTCGAGCGCTTGATGCAAGAGTGGCGTACACCTCAGGCGCGGGCGTTACGCTACCGCGACCAGTTGCTGGGCGCCGCGAAACGCACGCGAGGCAAACTGTTCAGGGATGAGGTCACTGCGGGCGAGCTCTCCAGTGACCGCCATGTACAGTTGATCCAGCGTCATTTCCCCGGCCTGCCCAAGCTCGTGGCCGAGGAACTGGTCGACCAGGCCAACAGCCGCGATCTGACCCGGATGGACAGCACCTCGCGCCTGCCGTTGCGTCTGGCCGAAGAAGCCCGCAACTACTTGCAGAAAGCCCGGCTCATGCGTGCCCATACCGACCAGCTGTTCGACAGCGAGATGACCATGGACAGCGTGCATCTGGCGCTGCACAAGCTGGCTGCATTGCCTGGTCGCCTCGAGGGGGTGGGCATCGAGCTGCGCGCGGGGGCGTATGACGGTGAGGTGCTGGGCCGGGTAGGGCGCGCGGATGCTCCCCGCCAGTTTCGCCTGGTGCGGATGAGCATGAAGGAGTGGGCGGTGTACAGCGGGCCAAAGACGGTGGAGTACTGGCGGTCGGACCCCGATGCGTTCTACAGCGCGCTATGGATTGCCAGCAACGGCCAGTTCAGCGACTTTCCAGGGCTCAGGGCCTCGACCCAGGCCTTGAAGGCAGAGATTGCCGCGCAGCCCCTGAGCGAACAGGCGAGCAGGCAAGCCCTGGGCATGCAAGCCATCAAGCCGGGTTTCAAGTCGCCGATGCGCTTGTCCGATGGGCGGTTTGGCTATCCGCTGAGCCCGGTAGGCGGCACTGGCGGAGGGATGACGCTCTGTGAAATGAACGCGCGTTCCTTGTACCCCTCCAAAACGTTCGAAGAAACCATCGAGATGCTCGGGCTTCAAGGGCGTGGCGAGGCGGTATGGTTGGCACGATTGAATCAGCTTCAACAGGAGTTCACGCAACTGGACAAGGACTTGGTCGCCTGGCAGCAGGAGGGGGAGTCGGGTTACCGCAGGGCCCGGCGTCGAGTCAGCGCGTCTATCAAGGACGCTTGGCAGCGTCTGTCACCCCAGGCGTTTGCGGCTGATCAAACCCCTATCGGACATGTCTTGGAGTTGACCGATGAGGCAATCGGCGAGCTGCCTGCGCTGACGGCGAACATGGACCATGTGGGCAGCCTGGTGTTGCATCGTCTGTACCTGTCCGACAGTTCGTTGCCCTTTCTCGAATCGTTCGGCGGCCTGCGCTGGCTGAATATGCGTGAGAACAACCTCACGCGGTTGCCGGAATTCGCCAACGGCGGCACGCGGCTGACCAAACTCAACTTGAGTCGAAACGATATCCAGCTGACCGAACAAAGCCGTGCACGCCTGGAAGCCATGCAGAACCTGAAGATCCTTAACCTCTCCGACAACCGTCGCCTGGGATGGACCGCCGACTTGCGCGGCATGCGCAATCTGAACCAGCTTTACCTGCACGATACCGGCACCACCACATTCCCTGCGGGGGCGGAACGATTGACCCATCTGGCGCGCATCGATCTGCACACCAACCGCATCACGACCCTGCCGGAATACGCTTACCAGCACCCGGAACGCATCAACGTGCACGACAATCCGCTGTCGGCAGCGACCCTTGCGCGGCTTCACGGGGAGATTGCGCAGCAATGGGATGATCACGTGACGGCGGCTGAGGCGCGGACCTTATGGCTGCGTGACGTGCCGCCAAGCGAGCGGGCGCAGCGTGGCGAGCTGTGGGACGACGTGCTGGCCGACCCGGAGTCGAACGCATTTTTCACCGTGTTGGCCGACACCACCCGCAGTGCCGAATACGCCTCGCAGGCCACCCGCTCCGGGTTGGCGGCACGTCTGTGGGACATGCTCGAAGCGACTCGGGAAAGCCAGGAGATCCGCGAGACGCTGTTCAGCACCGCTGATGACCGCGTCACCTGTGGCGATGGCAGTACGGTCGAGTTCATGAACCTCGAAAGGGCATTGATCGGGGCAAGGGCGCTGGCGCTGGCGGGAGAGGCCAATGCCGAGGGCGCGCTGGTCGGCACCGCCAGAAAGCTGTTTCGCCTACACCTGGTGGATGCCATTGCACAACGGGACGTCGAGGCGCGCGGGCCTGGTTTCACGGAACAGGTCGAAGTCATCATGGCCTACCGCATCAAGTTGGCGGACCGCCTGGAACTGCCGATCAAGACCCGGGAGATGTTGTTTCCCCATCAAGCGAATGTGAGCGAGGCCGCGATCGACGAGGCCTACGAGCACGTCATCCGTGATGAACAGGTGGCAGCTGACGAAACGACGTTTTTCGTCGCCCAGGGCTTCTGGCAAAAACACCTGCGCAGCCGCTACGCCCAGGAACTCGAGGCGTTGATGGCGCCGGCTCGTGCGCAGCTCACGGAAAAAGCCGAGGCGCTGGAAGAACTGTCGGAGTGGCAAACCCGGCAGGCGAGCAGTGCGGATCCGGCGCAATGGCAGGCACGCCACCATGAGCTGGTCGACACCCTGGGGCGGCTGTTGGGCAAGCGTCGGGATGAAATCCTGGTCGACGGTTCGATGCAAAGTGCTTTTTACGTTGAGCAGTACAATGCCCTCGGCGTTGAGCAACTGGCGCAGGAGACGCAGGCGATGGGCACCTTGACTCGCTCGGTACTCAATAATTTTGCGGCGGTGCAAGGGACTGACGTCTGAAACGTCACAAAACACAAAGGGGACCCGAAGGTCCCCTTTAACGTGTCGTTGCGTGCTCTTTTTTTATTATTGAGGGGCGGTCTATTGTTGTTTTTGGCAACCGTGGCCCTTTACCGCTGTTTTTGGCGACCCCCATGCGGGATCAAGAGCAAACGTATTTTTTTGAGCGCTGATCTGCTTCTTCGTTAACGATCCAACCAGTGGGTAGCTACCTGAGGTAGTTTTATTTTTCTCTAACCGGTTGCGGGTTTCGGCATGCCGTTCCCTGCGAAGCACATCTTCTCCAAAAAAATCTGTTAGCTGCGTCTCTGCCGTGTTGTTTTTGTTATGTCAGAGTCGTTACGTCTTATTTTTATTAGGTTTGGCGCTTTTTATTCTTGTTATGCCATAGAGATAGCAGAAGCCGTGCCAACTTTTTAAAAGCCTTTAAAATCAATGATTTGAGTTTTTCGTGGGAAATTTCTTGCGGCAGATACGACAAATTATGTTCCCGTGTTACTCGATGTGTAGGCGTGCGGTAACACATTGTCACGGCCGCGCTACTCAAACGGCGTTACATGCCTTGGCCACACGCGAGCCGCTCGGGCGGCCCACGACCTGGCTGATTTGCCGGCCCGCGCCGATCAACGCCTGCAGGTCGATACCGGTGTGGATACCCAGGCCGTCGAGCAGGTACACCACGTCTTCGGTGGCGACGTTACCGCTGGCGCCCTTGGCATAAGGGCAACCGCCGAGGCCCGCAATAGAGCTGTCGAATACGTTGATCCCTTCCAGCAGGCTGGCATAGATGTTGGCGATGGCCTGGCCATAGGTGTCATGGAAGTGGCCAGCCAGCTTGTCCCGTGGCACCTGCGCGCCGACCACTTCGAACAGACGTCGCGTGGCGCCTGCCGTGCCGGTGCCGATGGTGTCGCCCAGGGATACCTCGTAGCAGCCCATGGCATACAGCTCCCGCGCGACCGCCGCGACTTGTTCGGGCGCGATGTCGCCTTCGTATGGGCAACCCAGCACGCAGGACACATAGCCGCGCACACTGATCCCCTGCTGCCTGGCCGCTGCCATGATCGGCGCGAAGCGTTCCAGGCTTTCGCTGATGGAACAGTTGATATTGCGCTGGGAAAACGCCTCGGACGCCGCTGCGAACACCGCGACTTCCTTCACGCCCGCCGCCACCGCATCTTCAAACCCGCGCAGGTTCGGCGCCAGTGCCGCATAGGTCACCCCCGGCTTGCGCTGGATCTGCGCGAACACCTCGGCGGAACCGGCCATCTGCGGCACCCATTTGGGCGAGACGAAACTGCCCACTTCGATATAACTCAAGCCCGCCGCGCTGAGGGCGTCCACCAACCGGACCTTGTCGGCCACGCTGATGGGCTGGGCTTCATTTTGCAGGCCGTCGCGCGGACCGACTTCGACCAGGCGTACGTGTGAGGGGAGGGACATAGCAGTTACCTTCTGGTCAATGGCCGACCTGGGCCATGGTTTGGGCCAGGGCCTGGGTGCAACGCTCTTCGGCGGTGTCCAGTTCCAGCTTCATCTGTTCGATATCCAGCAGTTGCTGTTCCAACTGCTCGCGGCGCTCGGCGATCTTGGCCAGCATGCTGTTGAGTTGGACGTGGTTACCGCTGGTAGGGTCGTACAGTTCGATCAACTCGCGGCATTCGGCCAGGGAAAAACCGATGCGTTTGCCACGCAGGATCAGTTTGAGGCTGACCTTGTCCCGCGCCGAATAGATGCGTTCCTGGCCCCGGCGTTCCGGGGCCAGCAGGCCTTGTTCTTCATAGAAGCGAATGGCGCGGGTGGTGATGTCGAGCTCGCGGGCGAGGTCGGAGATGCTGTAAGTGGTGCTCATGGGGGCGCTCAAGAAGGTCTTGGCGTTAAGCTAATGGCAGGTTGACGTAAACGTCAAGCCTGCAGGCCATTCTCCTGTAGGAACGAGCTTGCTCGCGAAGAACCTGAGAGCGCCGCATTCATTCAGGATGCCCGCGTTATCGTTGACGTTCTTCGCGAGCAAGCTCGTTCCTACACGGAATGGGCTTGCAGTTTGTCCAGCTTCTTTTCATGGGCTGTGACCTGCTGGCACAACTCGATCATCTGCTCGCGCATCCAACGGTTCGCCGGGTCCTGATCGGTGCTTTCGTGCCAGTACAGGTGAGTTTCCACCGGTGGCACGTCATTGACCGGCAGGTTGAACCAGTGCAGTTCATGGCGGCGGGCGAAGCGCTCGGGCACGGTCATGACCATGTCGGTCTGTTGCAGCACTTGCGAGGCCATCAGGTAATGCTGGGAGCGCAGGGCGATCTTGCGCTGGATGCCCATCTTGCCCAGGGCCAGGTCGACATGGCCCAGGCCGTTGCGGCGGCTGGAGATATGGATATGGGTCAGCGATAGGTAATCATCCAGGGTGAACTTGTCCTTGCCCGCCATCGGATGGCCCTTGCGCATGGCGCACACGTAACGGTCTTCCATCAGCTTGACGTGACGCACCTGTGGGTCGGTGTTGAGCGGCGCGTCCACGGCAAAGTCCAGGCGCCCGGCGGCCAGTTCCTTGGTGGTTTCGCGGCGTTTGGACAGGAAACTCTCGATCACCACCGTCGGCGCCAGGCGGCGCAGGCGCTGGAACAGCGGCGGCAGGATCACCGCTTCGGTGAGGTCGGTCATGCTGATGCGGTAGGTCTTGGCCGCCTGCTGCGGGTTGAAAATCCGGCTTTCCTGCACCGATACGCGCAGCAGCGACAGGGCGTTGCGCACCGGGCCGATGATGTTCTGCGCCATCGGCGTGGGCACCATGCCTTGGGCGGTGCGCACGAACAGCGGGTCATTGAAGGTTTCGCGCAGGCGCGCCAGCGCATTGGACACCGCCGGCTGGGTGATGCCGACAATCTGCCCGGCGCGGGTCAGGTTGGCTTCGGTGTAGATCGCGTCAAAGACGATAAACAGGTTGAGGTCGACCTTGCTCAGATTCATTTCGTTGCGCTCTTATTGTTAGGTGTCCATGCCCCGATCATATATCGGTGATGAATGTTAATACACGCCGAGAATAGGCTAGGTAAATTATCAACGCTGTTCTAGCATCGATTGCATGACCTAAACAACCTCTCAAAGAAGGGAGCTGCTCATGGATTTCGCCTATTCGCCCAAGGTTCAGGAACTGCGTGAACGCGTCACTGCGTTCATGGACGCTTACGTTTACCCGGCCGAACCAGTGTTCGAGCGCCAGGTCAGCGAAGGCGACCGCTGGCAGCCCACCGCGATCATGGAAGAGCTCAAAGCCAAGGCGAAAGCCGAGGGCCTGTGGAACCTGTTCCTGCCCGAATCCGAACTGGGCGCCGGCCTGACCAACCTCGAATACGCGCCGCTGGCGGAGATCATGGGCCGCTCGCTGCTGGGCCCGGAGCCGTTCAACTGCTCCGCGCCGGACACCGGCAACATGGAAGTGCTGGTGCGCTACGCCAACGCCGAACAGAAACAGCGCTGGCTCGAACCGCTGCTGCGCGGCGAGATCCGCTCAGCCTTCGCCATGACCGAACCCGACGTGGCCTCCTCGGACGCCACCAACATGGCCGCCCGTGCCGAGCGCCAGGGCGACGAATGGGTCATCAATGGCAAGAAATGGTGGACCTCCGGCGCCTGCGACCCGCGCTGCAAGATCCTGATCTTCATGGGCCTGAGCAATCCCGACGCACCGCGCCACCAGCAGCACTCGATGATCCTGGTGCCGGTGGACGCCCCTGGCGTGAAAATCGTGCGCCCGCTGCCGGTGTTCGGTTATGACGATGCGCCCCACGGCCACGCCGAAGTGCTGTTCGACAACGTGCGCGTGCCGTACGAAAACGTCCTGCTGGGCGAAGGTCGTGGCTTTGAAATCGCCCAGGGTCGTCTTGGCCCGGGCCGTATTCACCACTGCATGCGTTCCATCGGCATGGCCGAGCGCGCGCTGGAACTGATGTGCAAACGCGCCGTCAGCCGTACCGCGTTCGGCAAGCCCTTGGCGCGCTTGGGCGGCAACATCGACAAGATTGCCGACTCGCGCATGGAAATCGACATGGCGCGCCTGCTGACTCTGAAAGCGGCGTACATGATGGACACCGTGGGCAACAAAGTGGCGAAGAGCGAAATCGCCCAGATCAAGGTGGTGGCGCCGAACGTGGCATTGAAGGTGATCGACCGCGCGATCCAGATCCATGGCGGTGCCGGCGTCTCCAACGACTTCCCGCTGGCCTACATGTACGCCATGCAACGCACCCTGCGCCTGGCCGACGGCCCGGACGAAGTGCACCGCGCGGCGATCGGCAAGTTCGAGATCGGCAAGTATGTGCCCAGGGAACTGATGCGCGGCGGGCAGTAACACCGCGCCGCCAGCCATCGGGAGCAAACCCCCTCCCACACCCCAGTAGGAATGCAGTCGAATGTGGGAGGGGGCTTGCCCCCGATGACGTCGGATCAGGCAATACAGATCCGACCGTCCTCAGTACACCCAAACCTCCACCCGCCGATTCTTGATCCGTCCCTCATCCGCCGTATTCGCCGCCACCGGCATCTGCGCGCCGAACCCGCGGATATCGCGCAGCACCACGCCGCTTTTCACCAGTTCCCGCCGCACCGCCATCGCCCGCAATTTAGACAACAGCGCCGCACGTTGCGGGTCGTCCTTGGCGTCGCCAAATCCTACCAGGGTCACTTGTTTATTCAGCTTGTCGTGGCTTTTCAGGTAGGCCACCACCCGCTGCAAATCCTGGTGCGCCTTGTTGTCGAGGCTGGCGCTGCCCTCTTCGAAGCGAAAATTCACCGTCAGGCGCTGAGCGTCACGGGCGATGGCCTGATAGTCCTCGGGCATCGACGCCCGTGGCTCCACGGCCATCGCCTGCACCTGCTGCGCGATGAACCCGTTGGCCGCGACAATCGCCTGGCCCTGGCTGCTCTGGGTAAAGTCCACCAGCGCCTTGGCCCACGGGGTCGGGTTGGAGGGCGGCAGGTAGAAGAACAACCGGCGCGACAGTGGGTAGTCTTCGGTGGCAATCAGGCTGTTCAACGGCAACATTGGTTGCGAATCGCCATCGACGATCGCCACGGCCTTGGCCTGGCGCACATAGGGCAGGCCGATGAAACCGATGCCTTGTGGGTCCTGGCTGACGGCGTCGGATAGCTGCTCGCTGGATTCGAAACGCTTGGCGGACGCGGCCAGGGGCTTGCCGCGCAGGCGTAGCACCAGTTCCTTGAAGGTGTCGTAGGTGCCGGATTGGTCATCCCGCGCGTACAGATGAATGGGGCCGCCGATACCGCCCAGGGCTTCCCACGTGCTGATCTCGCCGTTGAAGATCTGCGCCAGTTGCTCGGTGTTCAGCGTATTCAGCGGGTTGCGCGGGTTGAGAATGATCGCCAGGCCGTCGATGGCGATCACCTGTTCGGCTTCCGGGCTTTTCAGGTCGCCCAGGGGTTCAAGGTCGACCAGTTCGCTGTCCTTGATCGGGCGAGAAGAGGCAGCGAGGTCGGCGCTGGCTTTTTTCAACGCGGCAAACCCGGTGCTTGAGCCATGGGCCGCGACGTCTATGGTGACCGTCTTGCCCTGGCGCGTCTTGCCGACCACGCGCTGTTCATTGGCGCCGCCGCCAGGTTCGCGGTGCACCGACTGCAAGCCCCGGTGCTCCATCAATCCCTCGACCAAGGCTGGGCCCAGCGCCGCGCCAATGGTGTTGGAACCCTGGATGCGCAATGCAGGGCCCTGGTCGGGGATGGGGAGGGGGGCGGCAACGACGGCAAAGGAACACGCGCAACATAACAAGGACAAAACGCGCAGCAGCATGCTGGCACCATCTCAGGACAAAGGGAGTGCCGCGAGATTAAGTCAGTAAGGTTGCAGCAATGTGACTGATGTTCAGCAGGTCAACATGTGGGAGTGGGCTTGCTCCCACAGTTAACCGAGTGCAGCCGGAAAGTCAGCTCAACTCGAGCCAGATCGGCGCATGGTCGGACGGTTTCTCCAGGCCGCGCAGTTCGTAATCCACGCCGGCATCCTTGACGCGCGGCACCAGGCCGGTGGAGGCCAGAATCACGTCGATACGCAGCCCGCGCTTGGGCTCATCTTCAAAGCCGCGGCTGCGGTAGTCGAACCAGCTGAAACGGTCGGTCACATCCGGGTTCAGGTGGCGGAAGCTGTCCACCAGGCCCCAGTTTTTCAGGCGCGCCATCCACTCGCGTTCTTCGGGCAGGAAGCTGCACTTGCCGGTTTTCAGCCAGCGCTTGGCATTGTCGGCGCCGATGCCGATATCGCAGTCTTCCGGGGAAATATTCACGTCGCCCATCACCACCAGGGCCTGGTCATTGCTGAACTGGCTCTCCAGTAGGTGTTGCAAATCTTCGTAGAAACGCTGCTTGGCCGGGAACTTGGTGGGGTGGTCGCGGCTTTCGCCTTGTGGGAAATAGCCGTTCATGATCGTGATCGGATGGCCATTTTCATCGGCGAAAGTGCCCCAGATGAAGCGGCGCTGGGCGTCTTCGTCATCGCTGGCAAAACCTTTGTGCACGCTCAACGCTTCCTGGCGCGAGAGCAGGGCCACGCCGTAATGGCCTTTTTGACCGTGGTAGTAGACGTGATAGCCCAGGGCCTGCACTTCGGCGAGGGGGAACTGCTCGTCATGGACTTTGGTTTCTTGCAGGCCAATCACATCGGGTTGATGCTTTTCAATCAGCGCCGCCAACTGATGAGGGCGGGCGCGTAGACCGTTGATATTGAAGGAGACGATTTTCATGGTCGGCAGTCCGGTCCTGGCAAAAAGGCGATGCTAGCCGACAAGTCAGACGGGGGCCAGCGTGGCGGTAGGACAGATGCACTGCTAATGTCTGGGAACGACTGGCGCTGCGTAGGTTCGTACCCATAAGAACGCCATCCTTTGAGTGGCGCCCAGGGAGATTGACTATATGCCTGACACTTTGAACGCCATTGCCGAAATCCGTCTGCTCAACAGCGACTATTCACCCGAGGCTCGCTCGCTGTTGTACCAGGCCTATCGGCATGAGCCGACGTTCGCCTACATCTTCGAGGCGGAACGTCCAGGCTATGAACAGCGGGTGCGCGCTACGGTGCGCGAGCTGGTGAAGCAACATTTCTTTCAGAAACTTCCCGCCATTGGCCTGTTCATCAACGATCGTCTGATCGGCGTCGCGCTGATCGCGCCGCCGCAACGGCGCCTGGGGATTACCGAGAGCTGGGCCTGGCAACTGCGCATGTGGTTGAGCACCGGTGTACGCGGCACCCGGCGCTATCTGGACTACTACAATGCGGTGCTGGCGTGTTTGCCTAGCGAGTCGGTGCATGTGCTGCCGCTGCTGGGTATCCACCCGCAATTGCAAGGCAAGCACTACGGTGAACAGCTGCTTGAAGCGGTGCACAACTGGTGCGCGGAAGACCCGCATTCGTCCGGCGTGGTGCTGGATACGGGCAATTCACGCTATCTGGATTTCTACAAGCGCCAGGGCTATGAGGAAGTCGGCGAAGTTGCTGTAGGACCGATCCTGGAGCATGTGTTTTTCCATCCCAATCCCCAGGTGTCACATGCTGCAACGGCTTAGCGCTGAATTTTCAGAATCGTCTGAGTACTAAGTTTCTCCTCAGCTCGTGTAGCATCCCCGGCTATGAAGTTTCCAGGAAGAGTTACCAGCGGCTTGATTCTGCTGTTCACAAGCTGCGGCGCATTCGCGCAAAGCGAATTGGACGTACGGATCAAGCCCTCGAACGACGCGTTGAAAGCCAACATCGAAGGCTACATCGGCGGTGTGGGCGATCGTGATGAAGAGGCCTTGCTGCGGTTCAGCCGTGGCGCCGAAGAGCAGGCGCGCAAAGCGGCCCAGGCGCTGGGTTTCTATCAGCCACGGATCGAGAGTTCTGTCGTGGGCGGCAAGAACCCGCGCCTGACCCTCACCATCGAGCCCGGCGAACCGGTGCATCTGCGCAACGTGACCATTCGGGTCGACGGCCCGGCCGCGAACCTCAAGGGCTTTCGCGTACCCGCCAGCAACGAGCTCACATCCGGCGCCGTACTCAACCACGGGCATTACGAAGACGCCAAGCGCCTGATCCAGAACCAGGCTTCGCGCTACGGCTTTTTCAGTGGGCGTTTCACTCGCCAGACACTGGCGGTAGACCCCAGGGCCGGCGTCGCCGATATCGAACTTGTCTATGACAGCGGTCCGCGCTACACCTTGGGCAAGGTCAGTTTTGCCGGCGATACACCGTTCGACGAAGAGCTGCTGCAACGCATGGTGCCGTTTAAAAGCGGCGATCCCTACGATTCCGAGCTGATTGCCGAACTCAACCAGAACCTGCAGGGCAGCGGCTTTTTCGAAGGCGTGCGCGTGGACGCCGCCCCGGCCGCCTCGGTCAACGACATGATCCCGGTGGCCGTACGCCTGGAAACCCGCAAGCCGCGCACCATG
It encodes:
- a CDS encoding NEL-type E3 ubiquitin ligase domain-containing protein — encoded protein: MTDKVIDPTALTAEDEQSLHARVISDNTPEWYTGALDARKTELAALDLRIPDWYKQASAADRERMKEVHLRSRRSLNHLDQLFSPLKNPADYAEPLLVAEIEKTFGQRLDVRKVFYARKMEQKECNPGPEEVPTDRVSALEPQFYFYKGLSLLEAALNNFTEDEAKRPVCSDCHLITRYDFHRYPASKLHVPANVQALKLDIEAHEFAAMCRRLDLGGTYFEYMRSGINAHILPQPSGARPGKLYATLMTSHRNQVELAAEIALMKGDIQPSHYALIKAILIKQAGNKWGKDIVSFCRFKLYSFQLDSILVIGPVVWEDLLVNSELRPRPCMVYIPGDPLHPLKAYDNIGAFTEHLTTRLCAVEYRQFFSQFVPLSEQDGFYSKLKTLLDPGGNYTPDQDFDAAKKSKITEQGHYGHHWSDLWYESAVKRVCFIMDNVSSSAVSTADITKRAYNAWLWSWGSKALDILNLAAFVVPFLGEAMLVVGAIQMIYEVCEGISAWSDGDTRATWAHFSAMALNLAGLAVPKVLLVAKDTAIVRRLVHVEFGGRTRLYDFNPASYRHQLALPSGLKPDARGLYAHEGRTYLPVEDGHYQVQAAQTGDDFRLIHPDGESRYAPRIRHNGEGAWVHEFEQPQTWDRSTLLRRLGPRVEKLSDSQLEQIRLISGVTDDELRRVYVDQQLPPPLFRETLRRFEWAGKHQAFIEQLSSADPQVSSRADWALQLKVLVDTGMWPKSKVLVVFDAQGDLVWRSADVKARGQVVKLDVQEIENGGLVPLLLNQLSEPEIRHLLNEAGLKRLMRGRVAMAGGLELDDTAIPRPKNSEELDAQVERLMQEWRTPQARALRYRDQLLGAAKRTRGKLFRDEVTAGELSSDRHVQLIQRHFPGLPKLVAEELVDQANSRDLTRMDSTSRLPLRLAEEARNYLQKARLMRAHTDQLFDSEMTMDSVHLALHKLAALPGRLEGVGIELRAGAYDGEVLGRVGRADAPRQFRLVRMSMKEWAVYSGPKTVEYWRSDPDAFYSALWIASNGQFSDFPGLRASTQALKAEIAAQPLSEQASRQALGMQAIKPGFKSPMRLSDGRFGYPLSPVGGTGGGMTLCEMNARSLYPSKTFEETIEMLGLQGRGEAVWLARLNQLQQEFTQLDKDLVAWQQEGESGYRRARRRVSASIKDAWQRLSPQAFAADQTPIGHVLELTDEAIGELPALTANMDHVGSLVLHRLYLSDSSLPFLESFGGLRWLNMRENNLTRLPEFANGGTRLTKLNLSRNDIQLTEQSRARLEAMQNLKILNLSDNRRLGWTADLRGMRNLNQLYLHDTGTTTFPAGAERLTHLARIDLHTNRITTLPEYAYQHPERINVHDNPLSAATLARLHGEIAQQWDDHVTAAEARTLWLRDVPPSERAQRGELWDDVLADPESNAFFTVLADTTRSAEYASQATRSGLAARLWDMLEATRESQEIRETLFSTADDRVTCGDGSTVEFMNLERALIGARALALAGEANAEGALVGTARKLFRLHLVDAIAQRDVEARGPGFTEQVEVIMAYRIKLADRLELPIKTREMLFPHQANVSEAAIDEAYEHVIRDEQVAADETTFFVAQGFWQKHLRSRYAQELEALMAPARAQLTEKAEALEELSEWQTRQASSADPAQWQARHHELVDTLGRLLGKRRDEILVDGSMQSAFYVEQYNALGVEQLAQETQAMGTLTRSVLNNFAAVQGTDV
- a CDS encoding hydroxymethylglutaryl-CoA lyase, with the translated sequence MSLPSHVRLVEVGPRDGLQNEAQPISVADKVRLVDALSAAGLSYIEVGSFVSPKWVPQMAGSAEVFAQIQRKPGVTYAALAPNLRGFEDAVAAGVKEVAVFAAASEAFSQRNINCSISESLERFAPIMAAARQQGISVRGYVSCVLGCPYEGDIAPEQVAAVARELYAMGCYEVSLGDTIGTGTAGATRRLFEVVGAQVPRDKLAGHFHDTYGQAIANIYASLLEGINVFDSSIAGLGGCPYAKGASGNVATEDVVYLLDGLGIHTGIDLQALIGAGRQISQVVGRPSGSRVAKACNAV
- a CDS encoding MerR family transcriptional regulator — its product is MSTTYSISDLARELDITTRAIRFYEEQGLLAPERRGQERIYSARDKVSLKLILRGKRIGFSLAECRELIELYDPTSGNHVQLNSMLAKIAERREQLEQQLLDIEQMKLELDTAEERCTQALAQTMAQVGH
- a CDS encoding LysR family transcriptional regulator, which encodes MNLSKVDLNLFIVFDAIYTEANLTRAGQIVGITQPAVSNALARLRETFNDPLFVRTAQGMVPTPMAQNIIGPVRNALSLLRVSVQESRIFNPQQAAKTYRISMTDLTEAVILPPLFQRLRRLAPTVVIESFLSKRRETTKELAAGRLDFAVDAPLNTDPQVRHVKLMEDRYVCAMRKGHPMAGKDKFTLDDYLSLTHIHISSRRNGLGHVDLALGKMGIQRKIALRSQHYLMASQVLQQTDMVMTVPERFARRHELHWFNLPVNDVPPVETHLYWHESTDQDPANRWMREQMIELCQQVTAHEKKLDKLQAHSV
- a CDS encoding acyl-CoA dehydrogenase; the protein is MDFAYSPKVQELRERVTAFMDAYVYPAEPVFERQVSEGDRWQPTAIMEELKAKAKAEGLWNLFLPESELGAGLTNLEYAPLAEIMGRSLLGPEPFNCSAPDTGNMEVLVRYANAEQKQRWLEPLLRGEIRSAFAMTEPDVASSDATNMAARAERQGDEWVINGKKWWTSGACDPRCKILIFMGLSNPDAPRHQQHSMILVPVDAPGVKIVRPLPVFGYDDAPHGHAEVLFDNVRVPYENVLLGEGRGFEIAQGRLGPGRIHHCMRSIGMAERALELMCKRAVSRTAFGKPLARLGGNIDKIADSRMEIDMARLLTLKAAYMMDTVGNKVAKSEIAQIKVVAPNVALKVIDRAIQIHGGAGVSNDFPLAYMYAMQRTLRLADGPDEVHRAAIGKFEIGKYVPRELMRGGQ
- a CDS encoding substrate-binding domain-containing protein, with the protein product MLLRVLSLLCCACSFAVVAAPLPIPDQGPALRIQGSNTIGAALGPALVEGLMEHRGLQSVHREPGGGANEQRVVGKTRQGKTVTIDVAAHGSSTGFAALKKASADLAASSRPIKDSELVDLEPLGDLKSPEAEQVIAIDGLAIILNPRNPLNTLNTEQLAQIFNGEISTWEALGGIGGPIHLYARDDQSGTYDTFKELVLRLRGKPLAASAKRFESSEQLSDAVSQDPQGIGFIGLPYVRQAKAVAIVDGDSQPMLPLNSLIATEDYPLSRRLFFYLPPSNPTPWAKALVDFTQSSQGQAIVAANGFIAQQVQAMAVEPRASMPEDYQAIARDAQRLTVNFRFEEGSASLDNKAHQDLQRVVAYLKSHDKLNKQVTLVGFGDAKDDPQRAALLSKLRAMAVRRELVKSGVVLRDIRGFGAQMPVAANTADEGRIKNRRVEVWVY
- the xthA gene encoding exodeoxyribonuclease III, translated to MKIVSFNINGLRARPHQLAALIEKHQPDVIGLQETKVHDEQFPLAEVQALGYHVYYHGQKGHYGVALLSRQEALSVHKGFASDDEDAQRRFIWGTFADENGHPITIMNGYFPQGESRDHPTKFPAKQRFYEDLQHLLESQFSNDQALVVMGDVNISPEDCDIGIGADNAKRWLKTGKCSFLPEEREWMARLKNWGLVDSFRHLNPDVTDRFSWFDYRSRGFEDEPKRGLRIDVILASTGLVPRVKDAGVDYELRGLEKPSDHAPIWLELS
- a CDS encoding GNAT family N-acetyltransferase, which translates into the protein MPDTLNAIAEIRLLNSDYSPEARSLLYQAYRHEPTFAYIFEAERPGYEQRVRATVRELVKQHFFQKLPAIGLFINDRLIGVALIAPPQRRLGITESWAWQLRMWLSTGVRGTRRYLDYYNAVLACLPSESVHVLPLLGIHPQLQGKHYGEQLLEAVHNWCAEDPHSSGVVLDTGNSRYLDFYKRQGYEEVGEVAVGPILEHVFFHPNPQVSHAATA